The nucleotide window CCCGTCTTTCATCCATCCTCTGAGGGCCACAGAGCTCGAGGCTGCGCCTCGGAGGAGGCGCGAGTCCCGCGGGACAGGCGCGAGGTGCCGAGCGGCGAGGGTGCGCGCGGCTGGGGCGCGCGCGGGGCGGCCGCGTGGCCGGGCGGCCGGCTAGGGAgcggcgcgcgcgcgcgcgccctgTGAGCCCCTGGCGCGCCCCCGGCGGCCGGGGCCGCAGCGTGCTCGCCCCCGCCGCCAGCTCGCCTCACTTATGGGTCGGAAGCGCTGCGTGGGGGAGACTGTTCCAAGATGGCGGCGGGTTGCTGCGGGGTGAAGAAGCAGAAACTGTCCAGTTCGCCCCCCTCTGGCTCGGGTGGCGGTGGTggcgcctcctcctcctcccactgcaGCGGAGAGAGCCAGTGCCGAGCTGGGGAGCTGGGACTAGGAGGCGCCGGCACGCGGCTCAACGGGCTGGGAGGTCTAGCCGGAGGAGGTAGCGGCAGCGGCTGTACCCTCTCTCCCCCCCagggctgcggcggcggcggcggcggggggatTTCCCTGTCGCCTCCTCCGAGCTGCGGAGTGGGGACCCTACTTTCTACCCCGGCCGCCGCCACCTCTTCCTCGCCCTCCTTGTCGCCCGCCGCCTCGTCCTCATCGCCCGGCTCCCGGAAGATGGTGGTGTCAGCGGAGATGTGCTGCTTTTGCTTCGATGTGCTCTACTGTCACCTGTACGGATACCAGCAGCCCCGGACCCCTCGGTTCACCAACGAGCCCTAGTGAGTACCGTGCCCTCCGCCGCTCTCTCTCTTGCGCTCGGGATGGGGCTCAGAGTTGAAGCAAAGTATGAGTCCGCCTCCCCGCCGGcggctgcccctgcccctctctctgccccggTCCCCGGAGCCACTCGACCTAAGTAAGGGCACCCCGCGCTTTCTGCCCTCCGAGGCAGGCACCCCACACTTGGAGCAGGGTGTTGCTACAGGAGATGGCTCACTGGCTCCCAAAGGGGTTCGCTTTCTCTTTGCGATAACTTCGAGGAGTTTAgacccttcccttctctcctttgccACCCCGCGTCCCCACCGCCCTGGTTTTGGAGATCTGGATTACTCAAGGTGTTGACCTCTCCTCACTTTGGTTTCCATTTACCCCAAGTGAAAGCCCCGCCAGTATTCCCGCCCAGCGTACCTTGCACAGGGAGAGTTACTATCCCAACTGCAGGGTGAAAAATAGCAACTATCCAACTTCTGTTCGGCTAGTGATGGAACTTAGCTCCAGAGCTTATGAGGTTACCCCTCTTTTCCTTCAGGTTTCCTTGTGTCCCGGGGGAGggaggagttttgtttttgtttttttttaacacattttcccTTACTACCTATTCTTATCCGAACGTACCcattaaaatgtgtttctagTGAAGCGCACCGCCAGCTCTCTCACATTGGAAGagtgagacccccccccccttttttttaattccaccgTCTGGGTAATAGCTCATTCAAAGAGAGCTGTCCCCATAGAACCAGTGTCAGTTTGTATATGAAGCGTGCATTCGCTTTTGTGTCTATTTCACTTGTAAGAAATCTGTTAGGCTCGACGGTTTGAGAAATAGTTAATCCAACAGTAAGTGTGTaggaatttttatgttttcttttggcttGTACTTTTATTTTACCCTTCAAGTGTGTGgttgaaattgtttaaaatagcACTGTTACATCTAAAAGCAGGTTAATTCTAATCCCCGTCCATTTGGATGTGTGGGAGATGAGgcatatggttttttttttaatgtgtaaactGAGTGTAAACTGACTTTTTGAGTTAAATGCTAGACAGAATGTAAAGCCCAAGGAAGGGCAGAATGACAAAGAGGGCGATTGTTTTTATTATGAGTACTTTGCATCACAACAacagaaataatagagaaaaatttcaGTGAAACTTATGAAGAAACCACCAGCACTTTTCCTTGCTAAGACAAGTGCCCCTTGTCCCCATATCATAAATACCTGAATCGATGTTCTTTTTAAActgcttcttttcattttgtgagaTTAGGGGATTAGACTACTACTGGATAAGTATAAACACTTCTGCCTagactaaaaatattaaattaatatgtaaaatggaaattgCAATAAAGTGTCCTGGAAATTGtaaatttgtattgtttgttttctttggctttgaTACTTTAAATGtacttaattttgtatttttgccaCTCTTGTGGTCTGTGCATTTTCGTTCAGACTTGGTTCATCTTTGGGCATTTAGTcataaaaatgcatgaaagagCATCTAGACTAACACTTTTctaaatatctttataaatttcATAGTTTTAATTCTAGGAGCTTAAATCCTAAAACCACACCTTTACTTAGccagtttgttttttggtaagaAGTCAGATTCATTTAAAAGAGACtgccatgtaaaaaaaaatctatgaaatatttattagtttGAGTCACTTATTTGTGACTTTCCTGCGTTCTCTTGGGTGTCTATGATGTATTAAAGCCACTCGTGGAATGATACATAGGTTGGCTCTGCAAAGTCATGGGACGCAAAAATTCACTCCTGTTCAGTTACATGAGTTTGGCAAAGGCTGTTTTACTATTCACGCTCCATTGCTCCAAAGCATATGAGAACACACTTTCAGGAGGTGctattttcacacattttaaagTGAGCTTGGGTTAACtgaaagactgtaacaagaagtttaaaaggaaagagagcTTGACCAGTTCATACAGAGAATGCTTTTGAAAATGTCATCTTAACAGTGGCTACTTTGGACATGTGTTTAGGTATTGCTTATCTTTCAATACCCCATCCACTGGATTTCTTTTACATGGAACTAA belongs to Lutra lutra chromosome X, mLutLut1.2, whole genome shotgun sequence and includes:
- the AMMECR1 gene encoding nuclear protein AMMECR1 isoform X2, with translation MAAGCCGVKKQKLSSSPPSGSGGGGGASSSSHCSGESQCRAGELGLGGAGTRLNGLGGLAGGGSGSGCTLSPPQGCGGGGGGGISLSPPPSCGVGTLLSTPAAATSSSPSLSPAASSSSPGSRKMVVSAEMCCFCFDVLYCHLYGYQQPRTPRFTNEPYALKDSRFPPMTRDELPRLFCSVSLLTNFEDVCDYLDWEVGVHGIRIEFINEKGSKRTATYLPEVAKEQGWDHIQTIDSLLRKGGYKAPITNEFRKTIKLTRYRSEKMTLSYAEYLAHRQHHHFQNGIGHPLPPYNHYS